In Deinococcus psychrotolerans, a genomic segment contains:
- a CDS encoding Ig-like domain-containing protein, with product MQRSFLRGLAVLTLGLALTACSGGTPTPTGDTTKPTLSASAAPTTTNASITVSGTSSDNVGVTAIEYTLNGGARQSVTVGDTFSFPAALNVGSNTIVVYAKDAAGNETSTTLTVTRSNAPDTTAPTIVSVSPANAATGVAKDANIVVTFSEPMNQASAQAAFQSADVGASTITWSAGGTVMTVNPNADLAYTAAGKSYGFQVTNTATDLAGNALSNPANATFKTYKQLSATLPIKATSVGEISNTFAVNSVIGDILVGDFTNNTSRRGFVGFDISSLPSGLDPNNVLSARLRMYVNSPIVGTPFTNLFPASSCSGLFCVLLGKSVVLEHVTYGNTIVGSAYNIAPLSTDVRGLTDETPCGSGICFFVGTTTGWNASDISPWLKDDLTNRAARGNLSEVRMKFPIDTNGDNASDYIAISNNANKAQLVVTYLIP from the coding sequence ATGCAGCGTTCTTTTTTACGAGGGCTAGCAGTACTGACGCTCGGGTTGGCGCTCACGGCTTGCAGCGGCGGCACACCAACTCCCACAGGCGATACCACCAAGCCGACGCTCAGCGCCTCAGCAGCGCCGACCACCACCAATGCCAGCATCACCGTCAGCGGCACCAGCAGCGACAATGTCGGGGTTACCGCCATCGAGTACACGCTCAACGGCGGCGCACGCCAGAGCGTGACGGTCGGCGACACCTTCAGCTTTCCGGCAGCGCTCAATGTCGGCAGCAACACCATCGTCGTGTACGCCAAAGATGCGGCGGGCAATGAAACGTCCACCACCCTGACCGTGACCCGCTCCAACGCCCCCGATACCACTGCGCCCACGATTGTCTCGGTTTCGCCTGCCAACGCCGCTACAGGGGTTGCCAAAGACGCCAACATCGTCGTGACTTTCTCGGAACCGATGAATCAGGCCAGCGCTCAGGCGGCTTTTCAATCGGCGGACGTGGGAGCCAGCACCATTACCTGGAGTGCGGGCGGCACAGTGATGACGGTCAATCCCAATGCAGATTTGGCGTACACCGCTGCGGGCAAGTCCTATGGTTTTCAGGTTACCAACACCGCCACCGACTTGGCCGGCAACGCGCTGAGCAATCCGGCCAACGCGACTTTCAAGACCTACAAACAGCTCTCGGCCACTTTGCCGATCAAGGCCACCAGTGTGGGCGAAATCAGCAACACCTTTGCCGTGAATTCGGTAATAGGCGACATCTTGGTGGGCGACTTTACCAACAACACCTCTCGGCGGGGTTTCGTGGGCTTTGATATTTCCAGCTTGCCCTCCGGCCTTGACCCCAACAACGTGTTGTCGGCGCGGCTGAGAATGTATGTCAATTCGCCGATTGTGGGCACGCCGTTCACCAACTTGTTTCCAGCTTCTTCTTGCAGTGGCCTCTTCTGTGTTCTGCTCGGTAAAAGCGTGGTGTTGGAGCACGTGACTTATGGCAATACCATCGTGGGCAGCGCTTACAACATTGCGCCGCTGAGTACCGACGTGCGCGGTCTGACCGACGAAACGCCCTGCGGCTCCGGCATCTGTTTTTTCGTTGGCACCACCACGGGTTGGAATGCCAGCGACATCAGCCCCTGGCTCAAAGACGACTTGACCAACCGCGCCGCACGCGGCAATCTCAGCGAAGTGCGAATGAAATTCCCGATAGACACCAACGGCGACAACGCGTCGGACTATATCGCTATTAGCAACAATGCCAATAAAGCGCAATTGGTGGTGACGTACCTGATTCCCTAA
- a CDS encoding glutamate-5-semialdehyde dehydrogenase, translating to MTSTLPGSRSASLLSVRQMAIQARRAGRVLGTLPTLQKNAALSEVAAQLRANAEQILTANAEDMRAARAAGLGEALIDRLTLTPERLAAVAADVENVVTLPDPVGETLGEVTRPNGLHVSRRRVPLGVLGVIYESRPNVTVDVATLAIKSGNAVILRGGKETAHSNAVLVRVIGEALAQHGIPADAVQVISDPDRARMLELLRLDDLVDAIIPRGGAGLHRFCVENATVPVIVGGVGVVHLYLDESYVQDAAGIQSAAELILNSKVQRPSACNALDTLLLTEASARLALPSVARELFAAGVELRADPLTFKLLEEHQLAATAATPNDFGTEFLALTLSLKTVANLDEALDFIAEYGNHTDAILTRDERQAELFVQNVDSAAVMVNASTRFNDGAQLGLGAEVAVSTQKLHARGPMALAELTTMKWVVRGEGQIRV from the coding sequence ATGACCAGCACTTTGCCCGGTTCCCGCTCCGCCTCACTGCTCAGTGTGCGGCAGATGGCTATTCAAGCCCGCCGCGCCGGACGGGTGCTGGGAACATTGCCCACTTTGCAAAAAAACGCGGCGCTGAGCGAGGTGGCCGCCCAACTGCGGGCCAATGCCGAGCAGATCCTCACGGCCAACGCCGAGGACATGCGGGCCGCCCGCGCTGCCGGACTCGGTGAAGCGCTGATTGACCGCTTGACCCTGACCCCCGAGCGCCTCGCCGCCGTCGCCGCCGACGTGGAAAATGTGGTGACGCTGCCCGATCCGGTGGGGGAGACGCTGGGTGAGGTGACGCGGCCCAATGGCCTGCACGTCTCGCGCCGCCGGGTGCCGCTGGGGGTGCTGGGGGTCATTTACGAGTCGCGCCCCAATGTCACGGTGGACGTGGCAACGCTGGCCATCAAAAGCGGCAACGCGGTGATTTTGCGCGGCGGCAAGGAAACCGCTCACAGCAACGCCGTGCTGGTGCGGGTGATCGGTGAAGCGCTCGCCCAGCACGGCATTCCGGCTGACGCCGTGCAAGTCATCAGCGACCCTGACCGAGCCCGAATGCTGGAACTGCTGCGGCTCGACGACCTCGTCGACGCCATCATTCCGCGCGGCGGCGCGGGTCTGCACCGGTTTTGCGTGGAAAATGCCACCGTGCCGGTGATCGTGGGTGGGGTGGGCGTGGTGCATCTGTACCTCGACGAAAGCTACGTGCAAGACGCGGCGGGCATTCAAAGCGCCGCCGAGCTGATCCTGAATAGTAAAGTCCAGCGGCCCAGCGCCTGTAACGCTCTCGATACCCTGCTGCTCACCGAGGCTTCGGCGCGGTTGGCCCTGCCGAGTGTGGCCCGCGAACTGTTCGCGGCGGGCGTAGAACTGCGGGCTGACCCGCTGACCTTCAAGCTGCTCGAAGAACACCAGCTCGCGGCGACTGCGGCCACCCCAAACGATTTCGGCACCGAGTTTTTGGCACTGACCCTCAGCCTCAAAACTGTTGCAAATTTAGACGAAGCGCTGGACTTTATCGCCGAGTATGGTAACCACACCGACGCCATCTTGACCCGCGACGAGCGGCAAGCCGAGCTGTTCGTGCAAAATGTGGACAGCGCCGCCGTGATGGTCAACGCGTCTACCCGTTTCAATGACGGAGCGCAGCTTGGCCTCGGCGCGGAGGTGGCAGTATCCACCCAAAAGCTGCACGCACGCGGCCCCATGGCCCTCGCTGAGCTGACGACGATGAAGTGGGTGGTGCGCGGTGAAGGCCAGATTCGCGTTTAA
- a CDS encoding 2-phosphosulfolactate phosphatase — protein sequence MKLRVDLLPHGNYSDTVLVIDVLRATTTAVTYLERGAESLLLTSSPDVALSLKWQPGVHDDAGEAVRNEQYLLGGERGGLAIPGFDFGNSPQEASQQNFTGKTIIMNTTNGTAAAHIAAQSGSRVLLASLTNAHAAARRAKALAVEEIAIVCAGTDGRVGLEDVYAAGVIAEYLLALGELSVDDGARIALTLRRSAGNPLEALSSSQHGQTLEKLGLGEDVRYAAQVSESTLVPVMSEVQDIEGALRFVAAT from the coding sequence ATGAAACTGCGGGTGGATTTGCTGCCGCACGGCAACTATTCCGATACGGTGCTGGTCATCGACGTGCTGCGGGCCACCACCACCGCCGTGACCTATTTGGAGCGCGGCGCTGAGAGCTTGCTGCTGACATCGAGCCCCGACGTGGCTCTAAGTCTCAAATGGCAACCCGGCGTTCACGACGACGCGGGCGAGGCGGTTCGCAACGAGCAGTATTTGCTGGGTGGGGAGCGCGGGGGCCTGGCGATTCCGGGGTTTGACTTCGGCAACAGCCCGCAGGAAGCCAGCCAGCAAAACTTCACCGGCAAGACCATCATCATGAACACCACCAACGGCACAGCCGCTGCTCACATCGCCGCCCAGAGCGGCAGCCGGGTGCTGCTGGCTTCGCTCACCAACGCCCACGCGGCGGCGCGGCGGGCCAAGGCGCTGGCCGTCGAAGAAATCGCTATCGTCTGTGCCGGAACCGATGGCCGAGTAGGCTTGGAAGACGTGTACGCGGCGGGCGTCATCGCCGAGTATTTACTGGCCCTCGGCGAACTGAGCGTAGACGACGGCGCACGCATCGCCCTGACGCTGCGGCGCAGTGCGGGCAATCCACTGGAAGCGTTGTCGAGCAGCCAGCACGGCCAGACGCTGGAAAAGCTGGGCCTCGGCGAGGACGTGCGCTACGCCGCCCAAGTTTCGGAAAGTACGCTGGTGCCCGTGATGAGCGAAGTGCAGGACATAGAAGGAGCACTCAGGTTCGTGGCGGCAACTTAA
- the rpe gene encoding ribulose-phosphate 3-epimerase, with protein MPVKLAPSILACDFTRLGEEIEAVAAAEYLHVDVMDGLFVPNISFGLPILAAAKRAAPPEQLIDVHLMIERPERYLADFAEAGADSLTVHVEATPHLHRAVQMTKALGKRSGVVVNPGTALETLRPVLGDVDLILIMSVNPGFGGQQFLPETLGRVRTVRDWLDEIGSVAELQVDGGVSASNAGALRDAGASVLVAGSSVFGAGGAAAGLAQLRAALTQGRA; from the coding sequence GTGCCTGTCAAACTCGCTCCGAGCATTCTCGCCTGTGATTTCACCCGACTCGGTGAAGAAATTGAAGCAGTTGCCGCCGCCGAATACCTGCACGTAGACGTGATGGACGGCCTCTTCGTGCCGAACATCAGCTTCGGTTTGCCGATTCTGGCTGCGGCCAAACGCGCCGCGCCGCCCGAACAACTCATCGACGTTCACTTGATGATCGAGCGGCCCGAGCGCTACCTCGCCGACTTTGCCGAAGCGGGAGCCGACAGCCTCACCGTTCACGTGGAAGCCACCCCGCACCTGCACCGCGCCGTTCAGATGACCAAAGCGCTGGGCAAACGCTCGGGCGTGGTGGTGAATCCCGGCACGGCCTTGGAGACGCTGCGGCCTGTGCTGGGCGACGTAGACCTGATTTTGATCATGAGCGTCAACCCCGGCTTCGGCGGCCAGCAGTTTTTGCCGGAAACTCTGGGACGCGTCCGCACGGTTCGCGACTGGCTCGATGAAATCGGCAGCGTGGCAGAGTTGCAAGTCGACGGCGGCGTGAGTGCCAGCAACGCCGGAGCCCTGCGCGACGCGGGCGCGAGCGTGTTGGTGGCGGGCAGCAGCGTCTTTGGAGCGGGCGGTGCGGCGGCGGGCCTAGCACAGCTACGGGCCGCGCTGACGCAGGGCCGCGCATGA
- a CDS encoding DUF1905 domain-containing protein, which produces MDSDFSGNLNFSGEVWFWRGPAPWYFVSVPEPISQQLKAASPLVTYGWGMIPVKVELGQTVWATSLFPKEGLYLVPIKASVRASEHLSEGDEVSIRLTLRSG; this is translated from the coding sequence GTGGATTCGGATTTCAGCGGCAATTTGAATTTCAGCGGCGAGGTCTGGTTTTGGCGTGGCCCCGCGCCTTGGTACTTTGTAAGCGTTCCAGAGCCCATCAGCCAACAGCTCAAAGCCGCCTCACCGCTGGTGACTTACGGCTGGGGCATGATTCCGGTGAAGGTGGAGCTCGGACAAACCGTTTGGGCAACTTCGCTGTTTCCTAAAGAGGGCCTTTATCTGGTGCCGATCAAAGCCAGCGTGCGGGCCAGCGAGCACCTCAGTGAGGGTGACGAAGTGAGCATTCGGCTGACGCTGCGTTCTGGGTAG
- a CDS encoding NUDIX domain-containing protein, with the protein MPATPFHLVAWAILQRGGKILLARRSGVSYGNGLWGLPGGHVEDDETVAEAAAREAWEEIGVTLDPASLISLGLTRYVDHTGSEPLRGLDAFYLATEWQGEPYPARECSEVAWFLPDDLPPDALPWLAKVMATHLAQRTAWQEDLG; encoded by the coding sequence ATGCCTGCTACTCCTTTTCACTTGGTCGCTTGGGCCATTTTGCAGCGGGGCGGCAAAATTTTGCTGGCCCGCCGCAGCGGTGTGAGTTACGGCAACGGCTTGTGGGGCCTCCCCGGCGGTCATGTCGAGGACGATGAAACGGTGGCTGAGGCCGCTGCCCGCGAGGCGTGGGAAGAAATCGGCGTCACGCTTGATCCGGCCTCGCTGATCTCGCTGGGCCTGACCCGTTATGTGGATCACACCGGCAGCGAGCCGCTGCGCGGCCTGGACGCCTTTTATCTGGCGACGGAGTGGCAAGGCGAGCCGTACCCGGCGCGGGAATGCTCGGAAGTGGCTTGGTTTTTGCCGGATGACCTGCCGCCCGACGCTTTGCCCTGGCTGGCCAAAGTAATGGCCACGCACCTGGCCCAGCGCACCGCTTGGCAAGAAGATTTGGGCTAG
- a CDS encoding NAD(P)/FAD-dependent oxidoreductase — protein MRHMDVIVIGAGLAGLTAARVLRQAGKRVRVLEAAEQVGGRVRSREVGGFTLDAGYQVLFEAYPAVKRQLDLAALDLVSIPPSAAIRLGERSELLGDPRRDPGVIPGLLSAGSLTLKDRLMFARLVASVAAVPPHTLLTGPDEPTRVFLKRLGFSDLILERFFAPFFGGIFLKRDLSTSARLFRYYLRMLLSGPISLPRRGVSAISEQLAAGSDVTLNARVLKLSPHGRGVSVITSLGELEAPQVIVATDPASAGQLLGEEIGRGKVSSTYLYYSSSSALDAEYRLMLNPREGLINNAQWLSHLLSERAPAGQALLTVTVLGDPDLTDTELDTAVRAELNVWYGAGVEQLNTLAVERILYAQYPQPPDYAASLPGHATHLPGVLLAGEITSMSGIQGAMESGEKAAAIVLGDLAVMSRARGA, from the coding sequence CTGCGTCACATGGACGTGATCGTAATTGGCGCGGGGCTGGCTGGACTGACGGCGGCCCGCGTCCTGAGGCAAGCCGGCAAGCGGGTGCGGGTGCTGGAAGCGGCGGAGCAAGTCGGCGGGCGGGTGCGCTCGCGTGAAGTCGGCGGCTTTACACTCGACGCAGGCTACCAAGTGCTGTTTGAAGCGTATCCCGCCGTCAAGCGCCAGCTCGATTTGGCGGCGCTGGATCTGGTCAGCATTCCGCCTTCTGCCGCCATCCGGCTGGGTGAGCGCTCAGAGTTGCTGGGCGATCCGCGCCGCGACCCCGGCGTGATTCCCGGCTTGCTGAGTGCCGGCAGCCTCACCCTCAAAGACCGCTTGATGTTTGCCCGTTTGGTGGCGTCGGTGGCCGCCGTGCCGCCCCATACCTTGCTGACTGGCCCCGACGAGCCGACCCGCGTTTTTTTGAAGCGTCTGGGCTTTTCCGATCTCATCTTGGAGCGGTTTTTCGCGCCCTTCTTCGGCGGCATTTTCCTGAAGCGCGACCTCTCGACGAGTGCGCGGCTGTTTCGCTATTACCTGCGGATGCTGCTCAGCGGCCCGATCAGCTTGCCCCGGCGCGGCGTGTCGGCCATCAGCGAGCAGCTTGCGGCGGGCAGTGACGTGACCCTGAACGCCCGCGTGCTGAAGCTCTCACCGCACGGGCGGGGCGTGAGCGTCATCACCTCGCTGGGCGAGTTGGAAGCGCCGCAGGTCATCGTGGCCACCGACCCGGCCAGCGCGGGCCAGCTTCTCGGTGAGGAGATCGGGCGCGGCAAAGTCAGCAGCACTTACCTGTATTACTCCAGTTCCTCGGCGCTCGACGCTGAGTACCGTTTGATGCTCAATCCGCGTGAGGGGCTAATCAATAATGCACAGTGGCTCAGCCACCTGCTGTCCGAACGTGCCCCCGCCGGTCAAGCCCTGCTGACCGTCACAGTGCTGGGCGACCCTGATTTGACGGATACTGAACTGGACACGGCGGTGCGGGCCGAGTTGAACGTCTGGTACGGCGCAGGCGTGGAGCAGTTGAACACCCTCGCCGTGGAGCGCATTCTGTATGCCCAATACCCCCAGCCGCCTGATTACGCGGCCAGCTTGCCCGGCCACGCCACTCACCTGCCCGGCGTGCTGCTGGCCGGTGAAATCACTTCCATGAGCGGCATTCAGGGCGCAATGGAGAGCGGCGAGAAAGCGGCGGCCATCGTGCTGGGCGACCTCGCGGTGATGAGCCGGGCACGCGGCGCATGA
- a CDS encoding VOC family protein, which translates to MIDHLVIAARNLPEGVTWLEDRLGVSLSPGGEHPTFGTHNRLLSLGAAYLEVIAVNPDAPAPTRPRWFGLDTPAMRKRLEAGPALVHWVASTVAAPLPAQGQTLALERGRFVWTLTVPADGSLPLGGVLPSLINWQTDTPAKTLPDVGVRLQSLTLLMPQPEELRSALTRLELLELVEIETAPAVTLRAVLDTTRGEVILD; encoded by the coding sequence ATGATCGACCATCTGGTGATTGCCGCCCGCAACTTGCCGGAAGGCGTAACGTGGTTAGAAGACCGTCTGGGCGTTTCTCTCTCGCCCGGCGGTGAGCATCCCACCTTCGGCACCCACAACCGTTTGCTGAGCTTGGGCGCGGCGTATCTGGAAGTGATTGCCGTCAACCCCGATGCACCCGCGCCCACGCGCCCGCGTTGGTTCGGGCTGGACACGCCCGCTATGCGTAAGCGGCTGGAAGCTGGGCCTGCCTTGGTTCACTGGGTAGCGAGCACAGTTGCCGCCCCGCTGCCCGCGCAGGGACAAACCCTTGCTCTGGAACGTGGCCGCTTCGTCTGGACGTTGACGGTTCCTGCCGACGGCTCGCTGCCGCTGGGAGGGGTTCTGCCCAGCCTGATCAATTGGCAAACCGACACGCCAGCCAAAACGCTGCCGGATGTGGGCGTGCGCCTGCAAAGTTTGACCCTGCTGATGCCTCAGCCGGAGGAACTCCGTTCAGCGCTGACACGACTCGAACTTCTTGAGCTGGTGGAGATTGAGACCGCGCCAGCCGTGACCCTACGGGCCGTATTGGACACCACAAGAGGGGAAGTCATTCTTGATTAA
- a CDS encoding NUDIX hydrolase, whose translation MINPSGLPLRLVVGAVILRGQWLAVVREADGSLTLSKGGIEPGEDPFTALRREVHEEAGLTDFAVLAELGTWERENFTRTRWVQNRFFLCRTKQTSGQPLEVGYSLEWHLLSNPPALFWTDQYEVLAAARA comes from the coding sequence TTGATTAATCCGTCTGGCTTGCCTCTGCGCCTCGTCGTTGGCGCGGTCATCTTGCGCGGCCAGTGGCTGGCTGTCGTGCGCGAGGCCGATGGCAGTTTGACCCTGTCCAAAGGCGGCATCGAACCCGGTGAAGACCCGTTCACCGCCCTGCGCCGCGAGGTTCACGAGGAAGCTGGACTGACCGACTTTGCAGTGCTGGCCGAACTCGGCACCTGGGAGCGCGAGAACTTTACCCGCACCCGCTGGGTTCAGAACAGGTTTTTTCTATGCCGCACCAAACAAACCAGCGGGCAGCCGCTCGAAGTCGGTTACTCGCTGGAATGGCATTTACTCTCAAATCCGCCCGCGTTGTTCTGGACTGATCAATATGAAGTGCTGGCGGCGGCGAGAGCGTAG
- a CDS encoding YbhB/YbcL family Raf kinase inhibitor-like protein — translation MKMNKWMQGAALLGGLTLASCAPTQMSGDMGMMRQTQGRLNVAQPAPTVGASTLTLSSAQFRDGGTVPVEQVGSGGCTGMNVSPALSWSGAPTGTVSYVLTTYDPDAPTGSGFWHWVVYNIPASASSLDKGAGSGTFNLPAGAMQVNNDGGSAGYTGPCPPPGPAHHYIFTLYALNKTLDLPAGASAAYVGFNLNGATIAKTSISATYGR, via the coding sequence ATGAAGATGAACAAATGGATGCAGGGCGCGGCGCTGCTCGGCGGATTGACTTTGGCAAGCTGCGCTCCTACCCAGATGAGCGGCGACATGGGCATGATGCGCCAAACGCAGGGCCGTCTCAATGTGGCTCAGCCTGCGCCCACCGTCGGCGCAAGTACCCTGACGCTCAGCAGCGCTCAGTTCCGCGACGGCGGCACCGTGCCGGTGGAGCAGGTCGGCAGCGGCGGCTGCACCGGCATGAACGTGTCGCCCGCCCTGAGCTGGAGCGGCGCACCCACTGGCACCGTCAGCTACGTCCTGACCACCTACGATCCCGACGCGCCCACCGGCAGCGGCTTTTGGCACTGGGTGGTCTACAACATTCCCGCCAGCGCCAGCAGCTTGGACAAGGGTGCAGGCTCAGGCACCTTCAACTTGCCTGCCGGAGCCATGCAGGTCAACAACGACGGCGGCTCGGCGGGCTACACCGGCCCCTGCCCGCCTCCTGGCCCGGCCCACCACTACATCTTCACGCTCTACGCCCTCAACAAAACGCTGGACTTGCCCGCTGGCGCGTCCGCCGCTTATGTCGGCTTCAATTTGAACGGCGCGACGATTGCCAAGACGAGTATTTCGGCCACCTACGGGCGCTGA
- the scpA gene encoding methylmalonyl-CoA mutase, whose amino-acid sequence MTDAPTLNGPPLNDWEALARKDLRGADPSTLSRLTPEGLTLKALYTAADTRDLTPSLPGLPPYTRGPRATMYAARPWTIRQYAGFSTAEASNAFYRRNLAAGQKGLSVAFDLATHRGYDSDHPRVTGDVGKAGVAIDSVEDMKILFEGIPLNEMSVSMTMNGAVLPILAAFIVAGEEQGAALSELSGTIQNDILKEFMVRNTYIYPPAPSMQIVADIIEYTAKQMPRFNSISISGYHLQEAGANAALELAYTLADGLEYVRAALKKGLDIDEFAPRLSFFFAIGMNFYMEVAKLRAARLLWSELLTPFNPKNPLSSALRTHCQTSGWSLTEQDPYNNVVRTTVEALAAVFGGTQSLHTNSFDEAIGLPTDFSARIARNTQLIVQEETGIPQVVDPWGGSYLMERLTADLADEARRLIGEVEELGGMTKAVASGLPKLRIEESAARKQARIDRGEDVIVGVNKYQPSEPTAVDVLQIDNASVRDSQLRRLEEVKAGRDLAAVTRTLEDLVECARTGEGNLLALSVEAMRARATVGELSVVLEGVWGRHQAEVKTLSGVYAQGYAGDADFAQLQAEIEAFAEAEGRRPRMLVVKLGQDGHDRGAKVIASGFADLGFDVDVGPLFQTPDEAARQATENDVHVVGVSSQAAGHQTLIPALIEALRAEDAGDILVIAGGVIPQQDYAALREAGVAGIFGPGTPILQSAREVLRLLSAKQRKG is encoded by the coding sequence ATGACCGACGCCCCCACGCTTAATGGGCCTCCCCTCAACGACTGGGAAGCGCTCGCCCGCAAAGACCTGCGCGGCGCTGATCCCAGCACGCTCAGCCGCCTGACCCCGGAGGGTTTGACCCTCAAAGCGCTCTACACCGCCGCTGACACGCGGGATTTGACGCCCAGCTTGCCGGGCTTGCCACCGTACACCCGTGGCCCCCGCGCCACCATGTACGCCGCCCGCCCCTGGACGATTCGCCAGTACGCCGGATTCTCGACGGCTGAAGCGTCCAACGCTTTTTACCGCCGCAACCTCGCTGCTGGGCAAAAGGGCCTCAGTGTGGCCTTCGACCTGGCGACCCACCGGGGCTACGACTCCGACCACCCGCGTGTCACCGGCGATGTTGGTAAAGCGGGCGTGGCCATCGACTCGGTAGAGGACATGAAGATTTTGTTCGAGGGCATTCCCCTCAATGAAATGTCGGTGTCCATGACCATGAACGGAGCGGTGCTGCCGATTCTGGCGGCTTTTATCGTGGCTGGCGAGGAACAGGGTGCGGCGCTCTCAGAACTCTCCGGCACCATCCAGAACGACATTCTCAAAGAGTTCATGGTTCGCAACACGTATATCTATCCGCCCGCGCCAAGTATGCAGATCGTGGCCGATATCATCGAATACACGGCCAAGCAAATGCCGCGCTTCAATTCTATTTCGATCAGCGGCTATCACTTGCAAGAAGCGGGCGCAAATGCCGCTTTGGAGCTGGCTTACACCTTAGCGGACGGCCTCGAATACGTGCGGGCGGCTTTGAAGAAAGGGTTAGACATTGACGAGTTCGCGCCGCGCCTGTCTTTTTTCTTCGCCATCGGCATGAATTTTTACATGGAAGTCGCCAAGTTGCGGGCGGCGCGGCTGCTGTGGTCGGAGTTGCTGACCCCATTCAACCCCAAAAACCCGCTCAGCAGTGCTCTGAGAACCCACTGCCAGACCTCGGGTTGGAGCCTGACCGAGCAAGACCCCTACAACAACGTGGTTCGCACGACGGTGGAAGCGCTGGCGGCCGTGTTCGGCGGCACCCAGAGCCTCCACACCAACTCGTTTGATGAGGCGATTGGCCTCCCCACCGACTTCTCGGCCCGCATTGCCCGCAATACCCAACTGATCGTGCAGGAAGAAACGGGTATTCCGCAGGTGGTCGATCCCTGGGGCGGCTCGTACCTGATGGAGCGCCTGACCGCCGACCTCGCCGACGAGGCCCGACGCCTGATTGGTGAAGTGGAAGAACTCGGCGGCATGACCAAAGCGGTGGCCTCGGGCCTGCCCAAGCTGCGCATTGAGGAATCGGCGGCCCGTAAGCAGGCCCGGATCGATAGGGGCGAAGACGTGATCGTGGGCGTCAACAAATACCAGCCGAGCGAGCCGACGGCGGTGGACGTGCTGCAAATCGACAATGCTAGCGTGCGCGATTCGCAGTTGCGCCGCCTGGAAGAAGTCAAAGCTGGGCGTGATCTGGCCGCCGTGACCCGCACCTTGGAAGACTTGGTCGAGTGCGCCCGCACTGGCGAGGGCAATTTGCTGGCCCTCAGCGTGGAAGCGATGCGGGCGCGGGCCACCGTGGGCGAGCTGTCGGTGGTGCTCGAAGGCGTGTGGGGCCGCCACCAAGCCGAGGTGAAAACTCTAAGCGGAGTCTACGCGCAGGGCTACGCGGGCGACGCCGACTTTGCCCAGCTTCAGGCCGAGATCGAAGCCTTCGCCGAGGCCGAGGGCCGCCGCCCGCGCATGCTGGTCGTCAAGCTGGGCCAAGACGGCCATGATCGGGGCGCAAAGGTGATTGCCAGTGGCTTTGCCGATCTGGGCTTTGACGTGGACGTGGGGCCGCTGTTTCAAACGCCGGATGAAGCGGCGCGGCAAGCCACCGAAAACGACGTGCATGTGGTGGGCGTCTCCAGTCAGGCGGCGGGCCACCAGACCCTGATTCCGGCGCTGATCGAAGCACTGAGGGCCGAAGACGCGGGCGACATTCTGGTGATTGCGGGCGGCGTGATTCCCCAGCAGGATTATGCAGCTCTGCGGGAAGCGGGCGTAGCGGGCATTTTCGGGCCGGGCACGCCGATTTTGCAGTCGGCACGGGAAGTGTTGCGGCTGCTGTCGGCAAAGCAGAGAAAGGGTTGA
- a CDS encoding ABC transporter ATP-binding protein — protein sequence MLTAQNISVTLGAARVLHDVDLKVKAGEILHLTGGNGAGKTTLLRVLCGLTASAGQIQVQGHPPRSVAGRAAFAFVPDEAELYDDLSVAEHAQFASLAYAAPLEDLHTALNAFDLGHRLDQFPAELSRGTRQKVGLAIALGLKRPLTVLDEPFGTLDTDSRQVLRDHLSRLAAEGRCAVLTTHGGELAQLPKVRVVSVAQLQGSSR from the coding sequence ATGTTGACGGCTCAAAATATTTCCGTAACCCTCGGCGCGGCCCGCGTGCTGCACGACGTTGATTTGAAGGTTAAGGCCGGCGAAATCCTGCACCTGACTGGCGGCAACGGCGCGGGCAAAACCACTTTGCTGCGGGTGCTGTGCGGCCTAACGGCCAGCGCGGGCCAAATTCAGGTGCAGGGCCACCCGCCGCGCAGTGTGGCGGGCCGCGCCGCCTTCGCCTTCGTGCCCGACGAAGCCGAGCTGTACGACGACCTGAGCGTTGCCGAACATGCCCAGTTCGCTTCACTGGCTTACGCCGCGCCGCTCGAAGACCTTCACACGGCCCTGAACGCCTTTGACCTCGGCCACCGCTTGGATCAGTTTCCGGCGGAGTTGTCACGCGGCACCCGTCAGAAAGTCGGTTTGGCTATCGCTTTGGGCCTCAAAAGGCCGCTGACTGTGCTTGACGAACCGTTCGGCACGCTGGACACCGACTCGCGTCAAGTATTGCGCGACCACCTGAGCCGCCTCGCTGCCGAGGGCCGCTGCGCCGTGCTGACCACCCACGGCGGCGAGTTGGCACAACTGCCCAAGGTGCGCGTCGTGTCGGTGGCCCAGCTTCAAGGGAGCAGCCGCTGA